The Schistocerca gregaria isolate iqSchGreg1 chromosome 1, iqSchGreg1.2, whole genome shotgun sequence genome includes a window with the following:
- the LOC126282331 gene encoding mitochondrial import receptor subunit TOM40 homolog 1-like — protein PTPPPPPPTVGFPPAAPKAEDISSSKIHQIGETAGTSDIKGLENPGTVEDLHKKCKDVFPAVFEGARLIVNKGLCNYFQASHTINLSAIAPSGYRFGATYVGTKQMSPTEAFPVLLGDIDPEGNLNANIIHQFGTRTRTKLAAQIQSKVFTGVQLTTDYKGDDYTASLTFGNLDISNELGLIIGHYLQSVTKNVALGAELGYQYGAKVPGGQIAIVSAVGRYTGNNFTVSGVVGGAGVHVCYYEKVSDQLQFGVEMDTNLRMQETLAVIGYQVDLPKADVCFRAMIDSNWTVGAVLEKKLQPLPFCFSLSGMLNHSKNNFRLACGITIA, from the coding sequence CcgacaccaccaccgccgccgccaacAGTTGGTTTTCCGCCTGCTGCACCAAAAGCAGAAGACATTAGTAGCAGCAAGATCCATCAGATAGGCGAAACAGCAGGCACTAGCGACATCAAAGGTCTAGAAAACCCTGGCACTGTTGAAGATCTCCACAAGAAGTGCAAAGATGTATTTCCTGCCGTATTTGAGGGTGCAAGGCTGATAGTGAACAAAGGGCTTTGCAATTACTTTCAGGCATCTCACACAATAAACCTGAGTGCCATTGCACCATCAGGTTACCGATTTGGTGCAACATATGTGGGAACTAAACAGATGTCTCCAACAGAAGCATTTCCTGTACTTCTCGGCGATATAGATCCTGAAGGAAATCTAAATGCAAATATCATTCATCAATTTGGAACAAGAACAAGGACAAAGTTAGCAGCTCAGATACAGAGTAAGGTATTCACAGGAGTCCAGCTAACAACTGATTACAAGGGAGATGACTACACTGCATCATTGACCTTCGGAAACCTAGATATCAGCAATGAATTGGGTCTTATCATTGGTCACTATTTACAATCAGTTACGAAGAATGTGGCACTTGGAGCTGAGCTAGGGTATCAATATGGAGCAAAGGTGCCAGGAGGTCAAATTGCCATAGTTTCAGCTGTTGGAAGATACACTGGAAATAACTTCACAGTTAGTGGTGTTGTGGGTGGTGCTGGAGTCCACGTATGTTACTATGAAAAAGTAAGTGACCAGCTGCAGTTCGGAGTGGAGATGGATACAAATCTGCGTATGCAAGAAACTTTAGCTGTCATTGGTTACCAAGTAGATCTTCCCAAAGCAGATGTGTGCTTCAGAGCTATGATTGACTCTAATTGGACTGTTGGTGCTGTGCTGGAGAAGAAGTTACAGCCTCTACCATTCTGCTTTTCACTGAGTGGTATGCTGAATCATAGCAAAAACAATTTTCGGTTAGCCTGTGGTATCACGATTGCTTGA